The Plasmodium brasilianum strain Bolivian I chromosome 14, whole genome shotgun sequence genome contains a region encoding:
- a CDS encoding diphthine--ammonia ligase: MNIVGLISGGKDSLQNLIYCSKYGHNIILLAHLLPYKNQNETDSYMYQSVGFELVQSIAKCLEKPLIQHQIKRKAVNIDLLYTYDSNDEVEDLYELLLEAKTKFPSINAVSCGAIKSNYQKKRLEHVCERLNLQILAYLWEKDQKELLQNMISDGMEAIIVKTAAYGLNKEHVGKSIKEMYEYLKMMNTKYGLNICGEGGEYETCTLDCSLYKYKIVIEEYEVIQHTDDSVCPVFLFKPLKWKLEKK; the protein is encoded by the exons atgaaTATTGTTGGTCTAATATCGGGAGGAAAAGACAGTTTACAAAACTTGATTTATTGTTCTAAATATGGTCataatatcatattattaGCTCACCTTCTACCATATAAGAATCAAA aTGAGACTGACAGTTATATGTATCAGAGTGTGGGTTTTGAACTTGTTCAATCAATTGCAAAATGTTTGGAAAAACCTTTGATTCAGCATCAAATTAAAA GAAAAGCAGTTAATATTGACTTGTTGTATACTTATGATTCTAATGATGAAGTTGAAGATTTGTATGAACTACTGCTCGAAGCTAAG ACAAAATTTCCCAGCATAAATGCAGTATCATGTGGGGCTATCAAGTCAAATTATCAGAAGAAGCGATTGGAACACGT TTGTGAAAGATTAAATTTGCAAATTTTAGCTTACTTGTGGGAAAAAGATCAg aAAGAACTGTTGCAAAATATGATTAGCGATGGCATGGAAGCAATAATTGTGAAAACTGCAGCATACg GGTTGAATAAAGAACATGTTGGCAAATCTATAAAAGAAATGTACGAATATCTAAAAATGATGAACACTAAATATGGCTTAAACATTTGTGGGGAAGGAGGAGAATATGAAACTTGTACATTGGATTGTTCActatacaaatacaaaatagTTATTGAAGAATATGAAGTAATTCAGCATACAGATGATTCAGTATGCCccgtttttttatttaaacctTTAAAATGGaaacttgaaaaaaaatga
- a CDS encoding glideosome-associated protein 45, translated as MGNYCRKNKAKEPKRKDINELAEREKLENEAQEIEQVPEEIYDHLDDQHEEPPEQEEEQDDIDEDVNYTMQEKSFDEKHLEDLDRSNSDIYSDSHKYDNASDKLETASQLTLSTDATGIVQQVTKLSEPAHEESIYNTYKSVTPCDMDKLDETAKVFSRRCGCDLGDRHDENACRICRKIDLSDTPLLT; from the coding sequence ATGGGAAATTATTGTAGAAAGAATAAAGCGAAGGAACCTAAACGTAAAGACATAAATGAATTGGCGGAACgtgaaaaattagaaaacgAAGCTCAAGAAATTGAACAAGTTCCAGAAGAAATTTACGATCATTTAGATGATCAACATGAAGAACCTCCTGAACAAGAGGAGGAACAAGATGATATCGATGAGGATGTAAACTATACCATGCAAGAAAAATCTTTCGATGAAAAACATTTAGAAGATTTAGATAGATCAAATTCTGATATATATTCAGACTCacataaatatgataatgCAAGTGATAAATTAGAAACAGCATCTCAATTGACCTTATCTACAGATGCAACTGGTATTGTTCAACAAGTTACTAAATTAAGTGAACCTGCACATGaagaaagtatatataacacTTATAAATCAGTTACTCCATGTGATATGGATAAGCTTGATGAAACTGCAAAAGTATTTTCAAGACGATGTGGATGTGACCTTGGAGATCGCCATGACGAAAATGCATGTAGGATATGTAGAAAAATTGATTTGTCCGACACACCTTTGTTGACATAA
- a CDS encoding hypothetical protein (conserved Plasmodium protein) codes for MDQGVEKLLNQINEMESKNRLIHMQIEELKTTEKELQKNEKELISEIENTCRQLKCMEKDEIELNNDISRVNLICKNVEATLHNEFVKVEIAAQKINQMEYDEEHDKNLHKDLIKCDNKVKLCLVNMQVSNDDLIKLKEIKDKNPLLDNISLEDLYEIFEETTEKYQDNSFKNQCHKIETVDYKTHSYFCNPTHLLHMIKLLADKIGPSNNDPHFNFASIANYYGLKDEEKKPQHIEKFGLSELNKIMISHYKSKKINVNSSS; via the exons AAGGGGTAGAAAAACTGCTTAACCAGATAAACGAAATGGAATCGAAAAATCGTTTAATTCACATGCAAATTGAAGAACTGAAAACAACTGAAAAGGAGttgcaaaaaaatgaaaaggag TTAATAtcagaaatagaaaatacCTGCAGGCAGTTAAAATGCATGGAAAAAGATGAGATAGAGTTG AATAATGATATATCCCGTGTTAACTTGATATGCAAAAATGTTGAAGCAACACTACATAATGAATTTGTGAAAGTTGAAATAGCAG CCCAGAAGATAAACCAAATGGAATATGATGAAGAACATGACAAAAACCTTCACAAagatttaattaaatgtGATAATAAGGTTAAGCTTTGCTTGGTTAATATGCAAGTTTCGAATGATGACCTTATCaagttaaaagaaataaaagacaAAAATCCTCTTTTAGATAATATTTCATTGGAAgatttatatgaaatttttgag GAAACTACAGAAAAATACCAAGATAACTCTTTTAAAAATCAATGTCATAAAATAGAAACAGTTGATTATAAGACCcattcatatttttgtaatcCTACTCATCTACTACACATg ATAAAACTACTTGCCGATAAAATAGGACCCAGTAACAACGACCCACATTTTAAc TTTGCAAGTATTGCTAATTACTACGGATTGAaggatgaagaaaaaaagccccaacatatagaaaaatttGGTTTATctgaattaaataaaataatgataagTCATTATaagtcaaaaaaaattaatgttaaTAGTAGTTCATAA